In Paenibacillus sp. 1781tsa1, one DNA window encodes the following:
- the thrS gene encoding threonine--tRNA ligase, whose amino-acid sequence MAVNIKLPDGSVREYADGSTIEDVAASISSGLRKNAVAGKLDGIVVDLSTTLHEGALVEIVTLDSPEGLEVMRHSTAHLMAQAVKRLYGNQEVRLGIGPVIEDGFYYDMDLEHALNPEDLQKIEKEMERIVNENLPIVRKEVSREDAIKTFEEVGDPYKLELIRDLPADSVITIYEQGEFFDLCRGPHVPSTSKIKVFKLMNVAGAYWRGDSKNKMLQRIYGTAFVKKAQLDEHLHFLEEARKRDHRKLGKELEMFTFSQLVGQGLPIWLPNGAKLRRTLERYIVDLEESLGYQHVYTPVLGNVELYKTSGHWEHYQEDMFPKMVMDNEELVLRPMNCPHHMMVYKSSMHSYRDLPIRIAELGMMHRYEMSGALTGLHRVRAMTLNDSHIFARPDQIKEEFARVIELIQTVYKDFGINEYRFRLSYRDPKDTEKYFQNDEMWEMSQRMLREVVEELDLPFYEAEGEAAFYGPKLDVQIKTALGKEETLSTVQLDFLLPERFELEYVGDDGQKHRPVVIHRGVISTMERFTAFLLENFAGAFPLWLSPVQAKVIPVSGNFDDYAREVEAKLKRAGISAEADLRNEKLGYKIREAQLEKMPYMFVVGENERNAEAVSVRKRGEGDLGMKPVDEIIAQLKEEIATRLV is encoded by the coding sequence ATGGCAGTTAACATTAAATTACCGGATGGTTCGGTACGTGAGTACGCGGATGGCAGCACCATTGAGGATGTAGCCGCTTCGATTAGCAGCGGATTGCGCAAAAATGCCGTAGCCGGCAAGCTGGATGGTATCGTGGTGGACTTGTCCACAACACTTCATGAAGGAGCATTGGTGGAGATCGTAACTTTGGATTCACCAGAAGGACTAGAAGTGATGCGTCATAGTACAGCTCACTTGATGGCTCAAGCAGTGAAACGTTTATATGGTAACCAAGAGGTACGCCTCGGTATTGGCCCGGTCATTGAAGATGGTTTCTACTATGATATGGACCTCGAACATGCGCTCAATCCTGAAGATCTGCAAAAGATCGAGAAGGAAATGGAACGTATCGTGAATGAGAACTTGCCAATTGTACGTAAGGAAGTTAGCCGCGAGGACGCGATCAAAACGTTCGAAGAAGTGGGCGATCCTTACAAACTTGAGTTGATCCGTGATTTGCCAGCGGACAGCGTGATTACGATTTATGAGCAAGGTGAATTCTTCGACTTGTGTCGTGGTCCCCACGTACCATCAACTAGCAAAATCAAAGTGTTCAAACTGATGAATGTCGCTGGTGCTTACTGGCGTGGAGATAGCAAAAACAAAATGCTTCAACGTATCTATGGTACGGCTTTTGTGAAAAAAGCACAGCTGGACGAGCATTTGCACTTCCTCGAAGAGGCTCGCAAACGGGATCACCGCAAGCTTGGTAAAGAGCTCGAAATGTTCACATTCTCCCAACTGGTTGGCCAAGGTCTTCCAATCTGGTTGCCTAACGGTGCGAAGCTGCGCCGTACGCTGGAGCGTTATATTGTGGATCTGGAAGAAAGCCTTGGATACCAGCATGTATACACACCGGTTCTGGGTAACGTGGAATTGTACAAAACATCTGGACACTGGGAGCACTACCAGGAAGATATGTTCCCGAAAATGGTTATGGATAACGAGGAACTCGTTCTCCGTCCAATGAACTGTCCTCACCATATGATGGTGTACAAGTCCAGCATGCACAGCTATCGTGATCTGCCAATCCGTATTGCGGAGCTTGGCATGATGCACCGTTATGAAATGTCAGGAGCGTTAACAGGTCTGCACCGTGTGCGTGCCATGACTCTGAATGACTCACACATCTTTGCACGCCCGGATCAGATCAAAGAAGAGTTCGCTCGTGTTATCGAGTTGATTCAAACCGTGTACAAGGATTTCGGTATCAACGAATATCGTTTCCGTCTGTCCTATCGCGATCCGAAGGATACCGAGAAATACTTCCAGAACGACGAGATGTGGGAGATGTCACAACGCATGCTGCGTGAAGTTGTGGAAGAGCTTGACCTTCCATTCTATGAAGCAGAAGGTGAAGCTGCGTTCTATGGTCCGAAGCTGGATGTGCAGATCAAAACAGCACTGGGCAAAGAAGAGACATTGTCTACAGTTCAACTGGACTTCCTGTTGCCTGAGCGCTTTGAGCTTGAATATGTGGGAGATGACGGACAGAAACATCGTCCGGTCGTTATTCACCGCGGTGTAATCAGTACGATGGAACGTTTCACAGCATTCTTGCTAGAGAACTTTGCAGGAGCTTTCCCGCTGTGGTTGTCTCCGGTTCAGGCCAAAGTGATCCCGGTATCCGGAAACTTCGACGATTATGCGCGTGAAGTGGAAGCGAAGCTGAAACGTGCGGGAATCTCTGCTGAAGCTGATCTGCGGAATGAGAAGCTCGGGTATAAAATCCGTGAGGCGCAGCTTGAGAAAATGCCTTATATGTTTGTAGTCGGTGAGAATGAGCGTAATGCAGAAGCGGTATCCGTGCGTAAGCGTGGAGAAGGCGATCTGGGCATGAAACCGGTCGATGAAATTATCGCTCAGTTGAAAGAAGAAATTGCAACACGTTTGGTGTAA
- a CDS encoding 3D domain-containing protein, translating to MKKQFSIQKKTIRCLLVGCVMFAGMMISLNQADAYTFEEESAVLHVENRSNETSLESLSKSDQEFPEQASPLYSDEAQLTTMVYMALLWSPQPMVIPRPELPEKQVGNPSMPVLAPRSEQVLGTQKVTATGYTAGVESTGKGPKHPQYGITYSGVKVRRDKETVSTIAADPKLFPMGSILYIPGYGYGIVADTGSAIKGNKIDLYFPTTKQVYKEWGKKDVEVQVIRQGAGKCTEKMLSDLADAINVYKSVPDSWLDKAI from the coding sequence ATGAAAAAGCAATTCTCAATTCAAAAGAAAACGATACGGTGTTTACTGGTTGGTTGTGTAATGTTCGCCGGAATGATGATCAGCCTGAATCAGGCGGATGCTTATACATTTGAAGAGGAAAGTGCAGTACTGCATGTCGAAAATCGGAGCAATGAGACTTCGCTTGAGAGTTTGAGCAAGTCTGATCAAGAATTTCCGGAACAGGCCAGCCCACTATACAGCGATGAGGCCCAGCTGACAACCATGGTGTACATGGCTTTACTATGGTCACCACAACCTATGGTCATTCCAAGGCCTGAGCTTCCAGAGAAACAAGTGGGTAATCCATCTATGCCTGTGCTTGCTCCACGTTCAGAACAGGTACTGGGTACACAGAAGGTGACAGCAACGGGATATACGGCAGGTGTGGAGTCTACAGGAAAAGGCCCCAAACATCCACAATACGGAATTACGTATTCTGGTGTAAAAGTGCGTCGTGATAAAGAAACCGTCTCCACGATTGCAGCTGATCCAAAGTTGTTTCCAATGGGCTCCATTCTGTATATTCCGGGTTATGGATACGGGATTGTTGCAGATACCGGTTCGGCGATCAAAGGCAATAAAATTGATCTGTATTTCCCGACAACCAAGCAAGTGTATAAAGAGTGGGGCAAAAAGGATGTGGAGGTACAGGTGATCAGGCAAGGCGCTGGAAAGTGTACAGAAAAGATGCTCAGCGATTTGGCCGATGCGATCAATGTGTACAAATCTGTACCGGATTCTTGGCTGGACAAGGCCATTTAA
- the liaF gene encoding cell wall-active antibiotics response protein LiaF, whose amino-acid sequence MKRSTRDRWWVGIPLIAIGAMILFRQLGYDIDVGYIFRTYWPLFLIWWGVKGISEIRRNGGYAFIGPAIVLAIGGYFLARNLGWIDYSMGEFIRYLIPVMLIGGGLFVLIGPRRRDRKHHDKMQPPPAPDQPYKPLSPEELEMPSSFDEQFEKTFGKPKQEQKNKSYGPHFTGSTDSSSQGQHYKKKYQSHNSSDTGYEEHYDDGYGNGYGGYGSGNSINKSAFIGDLYMGQEVFSLKPMNISAFIGDTVIDLTKAQIPYGETKIVISSFIGDVKVFVPEDMDLGVTVTTNSFIGDMSLLNQKRGGFLSSAQAETAHYLEASKKVRIIVSVFIGDVKVNKVG is encoded by the coding sequence ATGAAACGATCTACGCGTGACCGCTGGTGGGTTGGCATACCTCTTATTGCTATTGGTGCGATGATCTTGTTCAGACAATTGGGCTATGACATTGATGTAGGATATATTTTCAGAACATATTGGCCGTTATTTCTAATCTGGTGGGGGGTCAAAGGAATCTCCGAGATTCGTCGCAACGGGGGTTACGCTTTTATTGGACCAGCAATTGTACTGGCGATCGGTGGTTACTTTCTTGCCCGTAACCTGGGATGGATTGATTACTCCATGGGGGAGTTCATCCGTTATCTGATCCCGGTTATGCTGATTGGTGGAGGATTATTTGTACTGATTGGGCCACGACGTCGTGATCGGAAACATCATGACAAAATGCAGCCACCTCCAGCACCGGATCAACCTTACAAACCGTTGTCCCCTGAGGAACTGGAGATGCCATCGTCGTTTGACGAACAGTTTGAGAAAACCTTTGGCAAACCGAAACAGGAACAGAAGAACAAATCATATGGCCCTCATTTCACAGGATCAACAGATTCATCATCACAAGGGCAACATTATAAGAAGAAATATCAATCGCATAACTCAAGTGATACTGGATATGAAGAACATTACGATGATGGCTACGGGAATGGTTATGGGGGTTATGGCAGTGGCAATAGCATTAATAAATCAGCGTTCATTGGGGATTTGTATATGGGACAGGAAGTGTTCTCGTTGAAACCGATGAACATCTCGGCCTTTATCGGAGATACCGTGATTGATTTGACCAAAGCACAGATTCCATACGGTGAGACGAAGATTGTCATTTCCTCATTTATCGGTGATGTGAAAGTATTTGTTCCAGAAGATATGGACCTGGGTGTGACGGTGACGACGAATTCATTCATTGGAGACATGTCATTGTTGAATCAGAAACGCGGCGGATTCTTGAGTAGTGCCCAGGCTGAAACTGCCCATTATCTTGAAGCAAGCAAAAAGGTGCGGATTATTGTAAGTGTGTTTATCGGAGACGTCAAAGTTAATAAGGTGGGTTAA
- a CDS encoding sensor histidine kinase encodes MIRTILKANKWELMMYFALTGLITLGGFYLLYGEVLMGAGRQRAWTYVAVVVLATVITGYIAALRLQRKIDLLDLNMLKVSKGNLAVRMPEADDASFGRVYQEFNVMMDSIEKKMRLLQRLGEQEVIEKEQASERAVLEERKRMARDLHDTVSQQLFAMHMSASSLPRLLEMNPEHGNKVLDQLIQMSHVAQRQMRGLIAQLRPVELEGRDLTAALDSWFPDYCRQNGLKGVKELELDGGISDAIEHQLFLVIQEAVANVVKHAEAGVVSLSIRESEHQISMSISDDGQGFLHQAERPGSYGLSTMRERAEKLGGQVQIISKPGAGTTVRVLIPKFPNVSE; translated from the coding sequence ATGATTCGAACAATTCTCAAGGCTAATAAGTGGGAACTGATGATGTACTTTGCGCTAACTGGTCTGATTACGCTGGGCGGATTCTATCTATTATATGGAGAGGTATTGATGGGGGCTGGTCGTCAACGGGCATGGACCTATGTCGCCGTTGTTGTGCTGGCCACCGTTATCACCGGATATATCGCTGCATTACGGCTTCAGCGCAAGATCGACCTGCTCGATCTTAACATGTTGAAAGTGTCCAAGGGTAATCTGGCGGTGCGCATGCCTGAAGCGGATGATGCTTCGTTCGGTCGTGTATATCAGGAGTTCAATGTCATGATGGATTCGATTGAGAAAAAGATGAGACTGCTTCAGCGTCTCGGTGAGCAGGAAGTGATTGAGAAGGAGCAAGCCTCGGAGCGTGCTGTGCTTGAAGAGCGCAAACGAATGGCAAGGGATCTCCATGACACGGTTAGCCAGCAGCTGTTTGCCATGCATATGTCGGCTTCATCTTTACCACGTCTGCTGGAGATGAATCCGGAACATGGCAATAAAGTACTGGACCAGTTAATTCAGATGTCACATGTTGCTCAACGACAGATGCGAGGACTTATTGCCCAACTTCGACCGGTGGAGCTGGAAGGGCGTGATCTCACCGCGGCACTGGATAGCTGGTTTCCTGATTATTGCAGGCAGAATGGTCTTAAAGGTGTGAAAGAGCTGGAACTGGATGGCGGAATCTCGGATGCCATTGAGCACCAGCTGTTTCTTGTTATTCAGGAGGCGGTTGCCAATGTCGTGAAACATGCAGAGGCAGGGGTGGTCAGTCTGTCCATACGGGAGAGTGAACATCAAATTAGCATGAGCATCAGCGATGATGGTCAGGGATTTTTGCATCAAGCCGAGCGTCCGGGTTCATATGGGTTATCTACCATGCGTGAACGGGCCGAGAAGCTTGGGGGGCAAGTTCAGATTATATCGAAGCCGGGAGCGGGAACGACGGTACGGGTATTGATCCCGAAATTTCCGAATGTTTCTGAATGA
- a CDS encoding response regulator transcription factor has protein sequence MSGKVNVMIVDDHDMVRMGLKTYLMLEPTFHVMGEAGHGQDALDQLRKLHDSEMPDLILMDLMMPIMNGAEATQAIMTEFPGMKIVMLTSFLEDDLVVQAIEAGAVSYVLKTVSAEELIYALQGAYRGMPVMTGDVSQALTRGIRQRTARESESGLTEREKEVLLLIAEGKTNKDIGEELHISIKTVKTHVSNLLMKCEMDDRTQLAIYAHRQGWVKTKG, from the coding sequence ATGAGTGGGAAAGTAAACGTGATGATCGTGGATGACCATGACATGGTACGAATGGGGTTAAAAACGTATCTGATGTTGGAACCTACTTTTCATGTGATGGGAGAAGCGGGCCATGGGCAGGATGCGCTTGATCAGTTGCGTAAGTTACATGATAGTGAAATGCCCGATTTGATCCTCATGGATCTGATGATGCCCATCATGAATGGCGCTGAAGCAACACAAGCCATCATGACTGAATTTCCAGGGATGAAGATTGTGATGCTCACCAGTTTCTTAGAGGATGATCTTGTTGTGCAAGCGATTGAAGCGGGTGCGGTAAGTTATGTACTCAAGACAGTCTCTGCTGAAGAACTGATCTATGCTCTCCAAGGGGCTTACAGAGGCATGCCTGTTATGACTGGTGATGTGTCGCAGGCATTAACTCGGGGAATCAGGCAACGTACAGCGAGAGAGAGTGAATCAGGTCTGACTGAACGGGAGAAGGAAGTGTTATTGCTTATTGCAGAGGGGAAGACCAACAAAGACATTGGAGAAGAATTACATATCAGTATCAAAACCGTCAAAACACATGTGAGCAATCTGCTGATGAAATGCGAGATGGACGATCGTACACAATTGGCAATCTATGCGCATCGTCAGGGCTGGGTGAAAACGAAAGGATAA
- a CDS encoding S1C family serine protease, with amino-acid sequence MDERNYRSNRQDEENETKQTENRNSSGTDESSYYYSYGPFQSVNQEDTANHMGSNNQREEGNVEITKPDPVRPVPTYYNSESSEQAKRSSGGGGNGSGNGGDQGNGGKGNWNYNNRKPRSSVRSLLFSFIAGMLVITVLMYTADRTNMFTPETALTNTGNQSSGQEASTNTGGGNNVTASLLPTGKEDVSSVVTSTSPAVVKIETLAKQSSRTGLGQGGSNTSDPLYQYFFGNGGGTEGNQGQSQQQQQGSNQLVPLGIGSGFIFDKEGYILTNQHVVQGADVIQVTLENNSKPYEAKLLGSSFDLDLAVLKIEKNSGDDAFPVAPLGDSNSTQVGEWLVAIGNPEGFEHTVTAGVLSAKERTISIPDEETGKTREYSHLLQTDASINPGNSGGPLLNLNGEVIGMNVAVSADAQGIGFAIPSSVISEAVKYLKENKEVPKEPVPFIGASLMALTPEVAKQMGTDITEGSVVASTIFQSPAYQADLRAYDIITGANGTPYATSQDLIDFIKKQKIGSEVTLNVVRDGKKMDLKIKIGNKNDFDTSQTTDTQQQQP; translated from the coding sequence ATGGACGAACGCAATTATAGATCGAACCGTCAAGACGAGGAAAACGAAACCAAACAAACGGAGAATCGCAATTCTTCCGGAACGGACGAATCCTCCTATTATTATTCTTATGGACCTTTTCAGTCCGTGAATCAGGAAGATACAGCAAATCACATGGGAAGCAATAATCAACGTGAAGAAGGAAATGTAGAGATTACAAAACCTGATCCGGTGAGACCCGTACCTACTTACTATAATAGTGAATCATCCGAGCAAGCGAAAAGATCATCAGGAGGCGGCGGAAACGGCTCAGGTAACGGTGGAGATCAAGGGAATGGCGGCAAAGGCAACTGGAACTATAATAACCGCAAGCCTCGTTCTTCCGTAAGATCACTGTTGTTCTCTTTTATTGCCGGTATGCTGGTCATTACCGTTCTCATGTACACAGCCGATAGAACAAACATGTTCACACCGGAGACTGCACTTACGAACACAGGTAATCAAAGCTCGGGACAGGAAGCGTCCACCAACACAGGCGGAGGCAACAATGTGACAGCATCGTTACTGCCAACCGGCAAAGAAGATGTTTCTTCCGTAGTGACGAGTACAAGTCCAGCTGTTGTCAAAATCGAAACACTCGCGAAGCAGTCCTCACGTACAGGATTGGGTCAGGGTGGATCGAATACAAGTGATCCGTTGTACCAATACTTCTTCGGTAATGGGGGCGGAACGGAAGGCAATCAAGGCCAGAGCCAGCAACAACAGCAAGGCAGTAATCAGTTGGTACCACTAGGCATTGGTTCCGGATTTATCTTTGACAAAGAAGGATATATCCTGACGAATCAACACGTAGTTCAGGGTGCAGACGTAATCCAGGTAACCCTGGAGAACAACAGTAAACCGTATGAAGCTAAACTGCTGGGAAGCAGCTTCGATCTGGATTTAGCTGTACTGAAAATTGAGAAAAACAGTGGTGACGATGCGTTCCCTGTAGCTCCACTGGGTGACTCCAACAGTACTCAAGTCGGTGAGTGGCTTGTAGCCATCGGTAACCCTGAAGGATTCGAACACACGGTTACAGCAGGTGTGCTGAGTGCCAAAGAACGTACAATCAGCATACCAGATGAAGAAACAGGAAAAACACGTGAGTACAGTCATTTGCTGCAAACAGATGCTTCGATTAATCCGGGGAACTCCGGTGGTCCGTTGCTTAACCTGAATGGGGAAGTTATCGGAATGAACGTGGCAGTAAGCGCAGATGCACAAGGGATTGGTTTTGCCATCCCGTCGAGCGTTATCTCTGAAGCCGTTAAATATCTCAAAGAGAACAAAGAAGTTCCCAAAGAGCCAGTACCATTTATCGGTGCATCTCTGATGGCTCTCACGCCTGAAGTTGCTAAACAAATGGGAACAGACATTACCGAAGGTTCTGTCGTAGCCAGCACGATCTTCCAATCACCGGCTTACCAAGCAGATCTTCGTGCATATGACATCATCACAGGTGCCAACGGTACGCCGTACGCCACAAGTCAGGATCTGATTGATTTTATCAAGAAACAGAAAATCGGCAGTGAAGTGACATTGAACGTGGTGCGTGACGGTAAGAAAATGGAT